A segment of the Trifolium pratense cultivar HEN17-A07 linkage group LG7, ARS_RC_1.1, whole genome shotgun sequence genome:
TACATTGTTGTCATCAAAACATAAGGGGCATTGTCCTAAAATCCATTTTGGTTTAACAACTGATCTTACCTAATCAGAGAGACGACTGTGTCTGGCGTTGGTCCGCTCCGAACCCCGGCGGAATGAGAGgaggttgtgtacctgcagttGCTCCGACGCTAAAGTTAGTGATTTGGGTGAAGCAATGGTTGTAGGAGTAAAGATAATGTACTTTGTAATGTTGAAGGAAGATTGtttatatagcccccagcgctagGCCAAGACCCTCGGTGGCATTAATGTCCATCAAGTGGCAGCCGGAAAACGGCTAGAAAAGCCATGATGAGcggttaatgctcatcattccggtgatTGGCCATTACAACACATCGAGCATTGTGACCGTTTGACTTGTGGAATTGTTTATGGGCTGCTCTTTGCTGGGCCTCGCTCGTTAAGTCCATTTGGCAATTCCTCGGTGATTGGGCTTCTAGGCCTAGTCCAGAACAAGAACGACATCACTGCTAGACATAATTGAATGGTTCCTATATTGAGATTAGGTGCTGCAAACGTTGGTGCTGAAGCTCGGTTACAATGGGGAAATGGTACTTGCAAAAATGTTAGCATTTCAAGGCTCAAGTCAGTGACAACTTAATATAAGTGTGTATGAAATGAGTGAAATGTGTGTGCCTTGAGGATGAGTGCAACAATGCATATATAGGAGATAATGGAAATAACCATGTTAAGGGTCTCATAGTGTGAGTGAAATGAATAACAAATATCTCATGACAATGGTTATTTATCCCCTATGGGTAGTGTACCATAAGAGAGTAATACCCCTTAGCTTGGGACTTCAATAAGCTATATTGGGCATAGTCCGTAAATAGGCTACCGGCATAATAGTCTTTAGTCCAGTTCGGAACAGATTAAGATTAGTATTAATacatgatgttttctctcccgaccccccgtgtttcttttatactcctgaatttccaattttactcttgaaaaaacttcggtttgtagaaaccgaagtttttttaccttgaaaacaaatttcgatttctaaaaatcgaaatttactctgaatttgcactagaaaaaattcgatttgtgcgaaccgaatttttctactaggttaaaattggaatattgggagtataaaagaatcacgagTCCGGAAAGCATCTTAATACATTGATTCGAGTTAGAGTGATATATTCAAAGTGTCTTTGATATGTGATAATCATAAGATACACATGTGTATACTTCCCATGTGAAAAGCTCAAGGCATAAAAACTTTGGTGCATTTCTATTTCCACATAAAATCATGATACTTGGTTGAGAATCATGATTGCACACATCTTCGCCAAATTTGTAGAGATTGGCCTGAGATAAAGATGAAGGTCATCAACTGATGTCTAGAATATGGAGTGAGATGTTGATTTGATTTCCTAATTTTCTATGTTGTCTCGAAAATGATAGAGCTAGACAAACACAATCTTATATATCTCTTCTTGCATATTGAGACCGGACTTTCTTACTTTTTTCATTTTGGGGAAGTCTTGGAGTGCAGTCCAGATGATCGATAGAACataatctttaatttcttttcttctacTGTGCTTGTCTAGAGGATTAAGCTCTAGCTTAATCCTTTTGTGTTGTTGATCATGGGACTTTTGTATAATGTTTAGGCTTTCATCTCATTCTTACGCACTTAAATGCACAACTATATAAATTGTTCCTTTTGTTATATTAAGTGTTTGTTAGCATCAAAAGAAATAACGAACGAGATATTGTTTGAACACATTTTGTTCTAACACCCGTGTCTCATAATAATCGTCGCATTTGATCATTTCACGTAGATTCAGAAAAGATGATTATGAAAGAAAGATAATAGTAGTAATTTTATCCAGTTATTCATAGTTTATTTCTGTTAACATAAATGCAAAATGGAGAATTATAAATTTAGATTGATGATATAattggagaaaaaaattaatgttgcattaaaaattaaaagtgacaaaattttatttaaaaagtgacAATTATTATGGGACAACTGCAAGATTGAATTAAGTGCTTTGCCAAACAACTACAGGTTACATTAATAGATTTTAATCCTTCACAATATTTTATATCTCCATAGTTTGATAAAtcacaaaaagtaaaaaagaatttaagaagataaaaaaaaaagtgaataaatagctaaaaaaaaattcaacaagaaTAAATAGCTAAAATTATTACAACATAACTAACCTAAGAGAAAAATTGGAGACGATCCAAATTTATTCATCTTACACCCTAAACATAAATATCTATTGCTTTTGTCATTCTTGTTAAAAAAGTTGATAGTGTAGTTTATGTATCCGTTTTATGTGTGGAGATGTAGTTGAAacaacttttaaatatttttttttaactaggagtttttttgtattttttttaataataactaGGAGTTTATTTGAACAAGAAGcaataaatatatcaaaaaaatttaaaaaagacTTATTATATAttccctccgttcctttttatttgtcgttttagatTTCTATACATATGTCAGTGCACAGCTTTGTTCACtgatatatcttttataaaaaattatgaaaattttatattttgaaaatattcgttgagacaaattgaacaatatttCATCtggtaatatttatttttatatattagtaaaaaattatgaacaaatagtgtttatatttagaagcaaaaatttttcttcatgataaaatataaataaaattctttttttttttaagtttattgcACTAATTTATCTGATTAAATTTAGTTATATAGAAGTCACAAGCAAGGAAAGCTTAAATGAAGAAACAGACAGAGAGACCAATAAATACATTACTAATATAATAAAGCTAAATAGGCCTCgttcatcaaatcaaattaataataataaagatatACAAGCCTCGTGCATTTGTCAGTGGTAAATTAATAATCTCGCGTGTAGCGTGAGGCTCGCGGACATATGATTATGCGTGCGTGGTACTACTCGTTAGGATGAATACAAAATCTTAAACTTAGTACAACCCagaataaatatattatatatctaatctaatctaattatctaaatattttgaataaagCTAACtagattagcttatttttgaacttatttaaataccttatgcaatttttatgtattactctcaccggtcctatatataaaaaagattttactttttaaattcattgtaaaattaatgggaatggattctctcaagtgtaatttatacttgagagaataaagtgtggtttgttaccattgatcaagagagagaaacatataaaaatttagagaaaatgaatttagatggtgttagattacactttattctctcaagtgtaaatcacacttgagagaatccattcccaaaattaatatatctagACTACAATGTTGtctaaatacattaacttttcaatgaatctaaaaatcaaactttttcttatatagagGACCGAAAGGAgtattataaatttgtcaaggtagttatgataaaatagtttataaaaatacaattttcatcagtgtgaacttataaaatagtataaaacttaatttatattgcataaactatttgcCTAAACTCAATCAATCTTAATGGTAATTGGTAACCCTTCGTGTAGATGAAATTAGTAAACTTATCCGTGAACGTATTGAACAATATAATACcgaagtaaaaattataaatatacttCAAGTAGCCAGAAAAAAGAGGGTACATAGGTCtctgaaaaataagctaatccaaacttaaaaaaaaaaaaaaaaaaaaaaaccaatgtTTAACTCCAAAgagcttaaaaaaaaagttttccgGTTTAAGAGATTCTGAATTTACGCTTTTGTTAGTAttttaaaagaatataaatataattatttttgtgaatttaaggtcttcctatttttatttttttgtttgtatttatcaATTGGTTGTTAAATTAAGGAATTCTAATAATCTAGAGTTCACATGTGGGTAAGTAAATTCTAGCATTTTTAGTaggaatttaatttaattttcccTCAAGCCACTAGATTTAATCTAGTGGTAAAAAGTTTAGATAATATGCTAGAAGTTTTGGGTTCAATCTTCAGTtcaattgtaaacaaaaaataaaataaaaaattctcaaACAATTCATTATAAGGTCTTTCTTATCTTGAATTAATGCATCATTCCCAACCGATTATCTAAGTTttctacaaaacaaaaaaaatagtgtttaaaATGAGTTATGTTAAACGGTGTACCGGGACATTTGTTAATcatactaaaaaagaaaatcaaatatcaaattaaatatttgaaaaataactttttacatttttaagatattgaatacacgaattttaaaataaaatttcttaattaataCTAGTATATTTAAGGCTAATGCTACAgaggaccaccttcacaagtggttcaccgtggacaagtgatctatcgaatacgaattttacaaaatttgccgttagattaaaagtttatatcataaagatcacccataaaaaaatttagaaaaattgaaaatcatttgatatgttattgacacccatcaagatttacggtatttaataaaccgttaatcttgatgggtctcaatactcaataacatatcaaataattttcaatttttctaaattttctatggatgatccatatcatataaactttcaatccaacggtggattttataaaattcatatttattataatgttattcatggtccaccatggaccacttgatgaagtgatcaatattagaatttaccgtATATTTAAATAGTGCCCAGTGTTTAATATTCCacaacattattttatttattcattttttttttggtacaaacattatTAAATGTATGTTTCTTAACAaatcataattttcaaaatgataaGTGTTCACGTCTtagaaaaaaacttatataaagAAACACACGCCTGAAATTTAACACACAGTCACAGATAAGAAATTAACATTTCTTAGTTtatgaaaatgataaataacTTCTCTTATTACAAGATTTTCACTATGTATTACAGACAAATATCCAAGTACATCTCAATAATAATGTCAAAAATTATAAAGCTTCTCTTATTTCAATTTTGATTCTCGATGAGCAATAAAAGAATACAAGGCttacaaagatgaaaaaaagtTTGCTCATCACAAGTTGGTTTCATAACAAGACATCTATCTTAGGCTGCAAGTACCAGAGAACACTAAGAAATTGAAATTAATACTTAGGAAAATTAcctaataataatgtaattGTAATACTAGCCACACTCTACACACAGTAACTGAGTGGAACTAACAACAGTGGAATGATAATGATGTGTTAACTATGTTATGTAGCTCGAACACATTACCGCCATGTCTAAAACATAAAACTgcttattttttcttgtttggcTCGAAGACATACTTGATAAGTGATTCTTTGATGGAAAGCAATTCTGGGAATTCCTTCTTTAATTTGGTACCATCCATCTCATTGTTGCTTCGAGCAGCCACAATCACCTTGGCTTGCTCTTCGAGCGTGAAATTTTGCCACTTGAAACTGGGGTCAATGTAATCCCTATACATCTCAAGGATCTGATTGTGGCTCACAGCACCAGGGTTTGTGAAGTTCCAGATTCCACTCAAGTTTCTCTTTGCCATCTCAATTGAAATAGGTAGTAGTTCATCCAATACTGTCATGCTGTTTGGAATGTTGACAACTTTGTTATAACGAGAAATCTTTGTGATGAAGTTGCGTGGGTTGCTCAAATCAGAGGAAATCGGCATGCGAACTCTAAGGGTGCATACATTGTCATATTCTCTCAAGAGTTCCTCAACCTAATCAAAATTCAATTAGAACTTAcagtttgaaataaaaaaatcataatgcAAAGGTAATAAATAAGATCATTGTATTTAAGGAAACTTACCATAGctttagttttggaatagaaaGATCCCATGAAATTGGGCTTGTCTTCCTCCTTAAAACCAATGCCAGAGCCTTCCGGATGTGCTGCATCATACTCAAATATGCAGCCAGTAGCATAATTAATCATCAAGACCCCGTGCTCTCTGCACACATCAGCCAATGTTAAAGTACCGGCAACATTAGCACGGATGGTTTCTGTTTTATGAGTTTCACACCAATCAACATTGGGTCTTCCGGTGACACCTGCAGCATTAAATACATGGGTTGGCTTCACATTCTGAATATCAGCAATGAGAGATGCACGATCCTCTAGACGACCCTTTGCATATTCATATGGAATTCCTTGCTTTTCACACAATTTCCCCAGCAAACCTCCAATCCACCCTGTTCTACCAAAGAGCAAGAACTTCAAAGGACGTTTCTGCTGACCGCCAGTGTTCTTGGTTGATGGAACTACCATATGAGTATTATTAGATGAATTGAGTGATGCGGTATTTTCCCCTTCAGATCCTTCAAAATGTCTCTCCATTCCACCAGGCATCATCAACATCCTTGGATGAGGAAGCAATGCACCACTGACATCCCCCCACCAATCAGGATTTTTGGTATACCATTCTATGGTTTTCTTCAGGCCCTCATCCCACGTGGTCCTCTCGGACCAACCGATGTTCTTCAGCTTCTGATCATCGAGAAAGTATCTCTGGTCATTAAATGGTCTGTTCTCAACGAATTTAATACTTTTTTCTGGATCCATTTTAAAAAGTCTGCATATATCCTTGGCTACGTCGATAACTCCCCTTTCTTTCTTTGTCCCAATATTGTAAACATGGCCAACTTCTCCCTTGTGAAGGACAACTTCAAATGCCTCCGCAACATCTTCACAAAACAAATAACTCCTCACATTAGAACCATCCCCGTGAATCGGAAGATTCTTTCCTTGCATAGCAAGGAGGATGAACTTTGGAATCAATTTCTCAGGAAACTGATTTGGCCCATAAACGTTGTTTCCACGTGTTGTGATAACAGGTAATCCATATGACCTGCCATAAGCCATGACAAGCATTTCTGCTCCTGCTTTTGTTGCAGAGTATGGATTTGTGGGGAGAAGTTGAGAAGCTTCAT
Coding sequences within it:
- the LOC123898643 gene encoding trifunctional UDP-glucose 4,6-dehydratase/UDP-4-keto-6-deoxy-D-glucose 3,5-epimerase/UDP-4-keto-L-rhamnose-reductase RHM1-like; protein product: MASYTPKNILITGAAGFIASHVANRLVRSHPEYKIVVLDKLDYCSNLKNLLPSKSSPNFKFVKGDIGSADLVNYLLITESIDTIMHFAAQTHVDNSFGNSFEFTKNNIYGTHVLLEACKVTGQIRRFIHVSTDEVYGETDEDAVVGNHEASQLLPTNPYSATKAGAEMLVMAYGRSYGLPVITTRGNNVYGPNQFPEKLIPKFILLAMQGKNLPIHGDGSNVRSYLFCEDVAEAFEVVLHKGEVGHVYNIGTKKERGVIDVAKDICRLFKMDPEKSIKFVENRPFNDQRYFLDDQKLKNIGWSERTTWDEGLKKTIEWYTKNPDWWGDVSGALLPHPRMLMMPGGMERHFEGSEGENTASLNSSNNTHMVVPSTKNTGGQQKRPLKFLLFGRTGWIGGLLGKLCEKQGIPYEYAKGRLEDRASLIADIQNVKPTHVFNAAGVTGRPNVDWCETHKTETIRANVAGTLTLADVCREHGVLMINYATGCIFEYDAAHPEGSGIGFKEEDKPNFMGSFYSKTKAMVEELLREYDNVCTLRVRMPISSDLSNPRNFITKISRYNKVVNIPNSMTVLDELLPISIEMAKRNLSGIWNFTNPGAVSHNQILEMYRDYIDPSFKWQNFTLEEQAKVIVAARSNNEMDGTKLKKEFPELLSIKESLIKYVFEPNKKK